taataataataataataataataataataagaatgggTCGAGGCGGGCTGAGGTCAGATGCTCACTCAAGCGGACGTACTTAGCTGAATATCTTCGCTATGCACCCTTGTGCTGCtcttgtgggaggtagtcaagGAATTACAGAGGCACATCAGGCGTCTAGTGGCTTTCATCCCAATAATTTTGGTTGGCTATGCAAATtacagaagtgataaaaaaataacaaatttatgGATTCAGAGAtaataatgagttatttataatcGTGAATCAGTCACACAAAATTGATTAATTGGgttgaaagcctatcgactacacgaaggtcattcaGCCTGCAAGTCACCTGCTCACCACACGTCAGGAGCACATTAAtctctaaaataaggattaaactctgtttatatacactgagagacgttcATATCTTGGGGTATATATATCTTGTGTTGGTCACAAAAGCCTTATATTTACCTTATATGTGCATATGAATTATTTACAGTTACTCAGTTTTGATCAAGTCATGGCTGCATTTAGGAAAATTACAGTGGTTAGGAGTTATTTACAATAAGGACAATCAGGGTATTTTTCCGCATTTGTTAGTATTATCACACGGTTGAAAAACGGACTTTGATATTTTTTGGAGCAATCGTCATTGAGGAGCCTCCGTCAGCAGGCAGGGCAGTGAGTCCCTCAGAAGACTTGATGAATGTCTGCTTCTTCAGGAGACTCTACACCCATGAGGAGCCTCCGTCAGTAGGCAGGGCAGTGAGTGAGTATTCAGAAGACTTGATGAATGTCTGCTTCTTCAGGAGACTCTACACCCATGAGGAGCCTCCGTCAGTAGGCAGGGCAGTGAGTGAGTATTCAGAAGACTTGATGAATATCTGCTTCTTCAGGCGACTAACGATCACAGAATGAAATAATACTGGAATTGGGGCAAAAATTAGAGATAAAATACTGGTTTGTTAGCTTTGTTAATTGTGATTTATTTTCACGATATTTTGACAGGAATAGGGGCTACCCTACCTTTCCATAGATCAAACATGATAACCTTCCATTCAACAGCCGGTATATAAGATCTTGCTTGGATTATTAACCcggaaggttagtaacccaggataatacaGTCTGTCTGgattatttccattgaggttcaTTAATTCCCTTCACCCCTCTTATGTTATCTTATCCAGGATGTAACCCATAACAGACAGTCAACCTTATTACTGCTAGGGAAACAGGAGCACCAGGCTTAGGAAACATGCTCAACGTTTTCAGTTGTTCGGGATCGAAACCGCCGAAGTTCTTAATTAGTTCTTTAGCGGTACTtactaacttaaaaaaaaaaaaagagaaagatagTTTCTCCTAAAAAGTCAAGTAAAAAACGAGCAAGTGTATAATAGAAAACGAGTACGATTTAAGGATATACTTACGTATAAATAAAGGCAGCCATTGTGGTGGCGATGGCGCTGAGGAAGTACATAGTGCCAGGGTAGAGATCTAGGGTAGCGGCGTAGGTAAGGGTGTAGGTTGGGCAGGAGATGAGGGGCACCACAGCCTCTAGGGCGGCCAGCAGGGAGAacacagctcctgtctcctctgCAGGGACCAGCTTGCTGATCACAGCGCGGGTCACGATCAGCGGTAGCCCAGCCAGGAACGACACCACCGAGGCTGTCAGAAAATTTCCAAATGAGTCTGACATTAACATGTGAAACGCTGAGGGATTTAAATATCCGCAGGATACTTCAGATTATTGTATATTTTCTGTATGCAGTAATTTGAAATCAAGAATTGTACGGTAGACTATTGCTAACCAGATATAAAAAAATAGTATAGATATCCTGAAATAATGAAGTGACACgttggttaatgggatttaaagcctttcaactacacgagggtcataaatTTCGTACGTCGCCTGTACACCACACGGCAAGAATATTTTAATGCCAAAAATAGGAATTAcgcaaactctcagtgtatatacacagagagagacactTCTTGTATATATCCTGTTAGAATGAACGTAGATGGATAGTCAACAGAAAGTTtctctgctgctgctattattattattatcattataattatcattattgttattactttCCCAGAAGCTGAATGAACCCTTAGGGTTCATTCAGCTCCTGGGAAAGTAAGATCAGAAGAATAAGAGGAAAGTTCCTCTTGTTGTCACATTCAAAACAAGGTTGAAAAGAGTGGGATTTCCAGGACAGTCGCAAGTCATATCATAAGAGTTAACTCCCATAAACTTCATTCGGGAATTCTACAAAATAAACAATGCATAAAtctagagagagaaaaaaaactcgtGCCTAAATGAAACTCGTTTTAACTCACCCATATACATGAGAGTAGCAGTGTTTCCAAGACCCGTAAAGAGGAATCCCGAGGTCTTACTGAGACAGCCCACCACAGCAAGCACTGTGTCCTGCACCCCAAGCCAGTAACTCAGCACAGGCAACACCAGCGACGTCCCTGTCAGGTGACAGGTGGAAACCTCTGGTTAACTTTATAAACATGACACTAATTGCGATAGAAGAATGTGAGATGAATTTTTTTTCTCTAGCCCTCCATATAACGGACTTAACAAAATAGGGAACAAAATCCGCCGGGTCGCAATTATATTTCGTATAATAACAATACAAACCATAACAATTACAATAAAAAGCCCAAATAACAATAGCAAAAAAGTGTATAGGttgttataaccataatttttttaTGAAAAGCTCTATGTCTATTTGTCATTCAGTGCACTGAGTGacggaggctcgatccttcgttcACTTATGCAGACACTGACACTAATTTTTTTTATGAGCAAGAAGAGTACCCCAGCCTCTCTTACCAACACTTCCAAACACTATGTCAAATATATTGAGCTGGGCGTACTGCAAGTATGTCCAGCCTAACATCCTCTTGGCGTACAGATATTCCAGCTGATTCGAACCTGTGGAAGAGAGAGTAGAGGGTGTGGGATGTTAGAGCAAAATTTGAGAAATAAGATAGAGTATATTGGGCTATATTATATTCCAAAAGGCGTTAAAGCCTTCTGGGTTTATTAGATCTCGTTCTTGTGTCCCTCGAATTAAAATGGattctaaaaaaaaatctaaaaatgtATTGCTGATGAAATAATATAAAcggatttgagagagagagagagagagagagagagagagagagagagagagagagagagagagagagagagagaaagagagagagtgagtctgcGTTGATTAAGCAGATCTAACGAAACTCACCAGAGGTAAACAGGAGAAGACACAGGGCTGTCATGAGTGAGAGGATCTTAGCTCTACCGTAGTTCTCCCTACGTCGGACCGCTACAGCCAGACTCCTCATGACGTTCCTCACGTCGAAGATGTCACGGAGCTGACTGCTGCAAACATCTTTTCCTAGCGGAAGATCTGGCaagttgttgttgtcactgatgGAGGAACTCTTTGTGTCTTCGATGTAGAAGAGGATATAAATAATAGCTACCAGAAAGGCAAGACCGCTGACGCTGAACACCCCGAGGTAGCCAAGGCTGGAGAAGATGACACAGCTGAGGAACAGTCCTACAGGAGCACCAATGAACATGGCGAAGTCAAGGAAGGCGATACGCAATGTACGGGAGGTGTGGTCTGAGAGGTCTGATATGTAGGAGTATGTGGCCATGAGGAGGGTAATGCTGCCACCTGTCAGGCCACGGGCTACACCAGCCACCAGGATGTCTTCAACGGGCAGCCACCACCAGAAAGCGTTCATCTGCAAAGCaggaattattattgttattattattattattattattattattattattattatactcatgaGAAAAATGGTGGAAGGAGAAAGTCATGCTCGAAACGGTGTTATCTTTATGAATTAAAGTCactataccgtggctgcaacaataccgtgactgcaacaataccgtggctgcaacaataccgtgactgcaacaataccgtgactgcaacaatatcctggctgcaacaataccgtgacagcaACAATATCGTGACTGACAAAATTCACAAACAAAACAACAATTAGAGATGAAAATTTTTGACGACTTATCAGTGTCTTGATAATGGTCTACGGTGAGCCGAAAAGTTGTTTAAAACCTTAAAGTTTTCTCTCTCAGGGAAGGTTATTCGTGAAATGTTTATCCTGACTGTtgctgcacccactttattactgcagttacTAATAATACTATCACTACTGatattattaccaccactaatatttttttttttttttcaacaagtcggccgtctcccaccgaggcagggtgacccaaaaaagaaagaaaatccccaaaaagaaaatactttcatcatcattcaacactttcaccacactcgcacattatcactgtttttgcagaggtgctcagaatacaacagtttagaagcatacacatataaagatacacaacatatccctccaaactgccaatatcccaaacccctcctttaaagtgcaggcattgtactaatattattaccaccactaatattattatcaccactaatactaccctctgtgggcaagtggaaaagaattcttcctccgtaagccaggcatgtcgtaagaggcgtctaaaatgccgggagcaaagggctagtaaccccttctgtataaattactaaatttataaagaaaaaatttcgtttttctttttaggtcatcctgcctcggtgggatacagccagtttgttgaaaacaaATGAGTACTACTATCGCAAATATTACTACTGCTTTTACAAATGtttctaccaccactattactgccattATCACAAATTCTACAAtcaatactgctgctactgccactactgctattactgctactaccactactgaatATTACGTTAATCACCTACCATATAAACGATTGTGGCTATGAAGCTACCAGTGAACGATAGCAGCATAGGAAGCTTCCTGCCATGGGTGTCACTCCAGGACCCCAGCAGGAGCACATAGACCACCGCAGGCAGGCTAGCCACTATCTCCTGCATCATCATCACCCAGGCTGTGTCTCGCTGCATGCCCTCCGACCCAGCCTCCATCGTTGCCTCCGTCGCTACCTCAGTGGTGAGGTTCTGGCACTCGGCTTCAGTGTGATTGTACCGATCCGCACACACCTGGAGTTATCTTGCAATAATTAAAGGTTATCATGGCTCCCGCGGCTCAGTCTCGGACCAGAACTCCTAAACCAGTAAGGAAGTATTACAGAGAGGAAGCTGTGAGATTTATTACGCCCTTATTACCTGAATAAGAACTATTAAATGTAGGGTCGTTAAGGCTGCAGTACGCATGTATACTTATCGTCAAGATAACTTGAAACCTTAAAAAACCGCGGTATACTGTGCAGTGTGCGAACTGAGAGATAAACACCTCTCGTTGTACGTACACTGAGGGTTATGCTCCTCTGTGCATATACACTACGAGATAAAgtgaatatctctcagtgtatatacactgacagatattcACTTCGCTGTGTAAATACACTGACGATATTCACTTCgctgtgtaaatacactgagagatgtacatctTCGCAAAATCACTTACCCACACTTAGTGTGATTTAAAAATGCTCATACATGACTTCTTGGAACATCGACACCTCTTTACCTCCCCCTTAAATCTATTCTTCCTCCCGATATTAGCAGAGTTATAGCAGAGTTAACTATAAGATAGCCTAGTTTAGTAAAACGATTCCGGTTGACTAGGCCAAGTCTGCAAACACTGtcttaaaaaaaattgaaatacgGAAAACTTGAATTTTTCTCCCGACATAAAAAAGGTATTAGGGTAAAAAAGAACTAAAAACAGCCTTAGAAATCCGAGTAAATTCCCTGAAGACCTATTTATTCTCTTAGGCTTTTGATTTGAATCATTGGACATATATTTTCTTCCTGAGATCAAACCTGTTTATCCCTTCCATTTTTAAGGTGCCGAGTGACTCTTACAGATTAGCACTTCCTTATAAATAAATACAAATGTTCAtttaaataattttatttctcTATAGGCCCCTACTATAGCATGATAGATTATACTGGACTACCAGAGATATAGAGGTGTCTCACCTTCTCGAGCACCATGTTAGTCACCAGCGTGGTCTGCAGAGTCCATGCGAATATGTTGAGAAACATGATAGGTTCCACAGTCACGTTGTTCACCACATACGCGAGGCGCTGACGGAGTGTGGCCGGGGTCGGCAGGAGGGGCCGGGAAGGTCTTGTCCAGGTCGGGAGTTCAGGCCAAGTAGATCCCTTTCCTGAGATCAAAGGTGTCGTCTCGCTGCATTTCCTACTGTGAAGGTCCTCACTCTCATCCATCGTTATTTGCGAATGTTAAAGAAGCGGAATACGTTTATTGTCGACGTTGTAGGGGATACGTTTTTCTCTTGTAGGATGGTGTAGTTTGTACTCAGTCTTCAGTTCATTAAACTAAACATTAGCTTGGTATGCACATTCTGGTAAACTATTTACAATGATAGAATTAGCACATTGAGAACTTTCTTCTCCCAGAGTTAGTTACTGTGAGTGTATAAACACTATTAATATGAATCCCTCGTTAAATGGCTTAACACTGAACCCTAATCCTCACTCTCAAATTCTCGACACTTTAACCCGAtgctcttctcttgttctcctgccaCATTTACGACCTGGAACGAcaaacataaaaacatttcttcgTCATACTAAATAATGATGTGGAATCTTGTGAATCTCAAatgtgaattaaaaaaaaatctacagcTCCATAAGTTGACAAATAACTAAGACAGCACCAGGTCTTGGAGCAATGAAGCTGCTTCTGTACTTCCCATTCATAAGGTATTATATGAACCCTTACGGAATTAGCGCTTccctaataacaacaacaataataataataataataataataataataataataataataataataatagtaataataataatattattattattattattattattatttgtcgtGGTAGTGTTACCTTAATATTGAAACATCAAAGGATACAGTTGATATCTACAGTATCGTATCGTTGCTGTCGTTAacgtagtgtttttttttttttttctcactcagggaatgagtggcactgtccaacaAACTCGCGCCCCTCGAggcaaaatgtaaaaaaaaaaaaaagcctccaTTTGTCAGCACATATGAGCAGGTGACAAACCACGTGAAGAACCGTTGTGGCGGTGTTGGCTTGTTGGCACGGTAATGTTACCCTCCCACTGCCTCTCTTGTTCCGCTAGTCGACAGCATTACTTACTCAAGGTCTAGGACAGGTCATTGATACcttcttctttgtcttctttTTCATGATGACCCGATCAATACCTGGTTATGTTAATGACATGATGACTCGATCAATATCTCGTTAAGTTAATGACATGACAGTGTTCTTATAACCCGATCAATTCCTCTTTAAGTTAAGTACATAACGACCCGATCAATACCTCGTTAAGTATAATATTTCCACTATCAAAGCTACCTAGCAAAAATCAATTAATACTTTTATGGTTTAGTTTGCAGTTAGTTGTACGGAAATAAGTTAttttgtcaattttttttttttgggggggggggggcagcgctgtatagtccttgtggcttagcgctttttttgattataataataataatttgggggggatatcctaggtaatttacacatatgttaaactatgtatgataattgtacatatGCTTACTTACATCCATGTGATaacgcactaccgtccacagcacCGATACAgaatgtacaataaactagctactaccatttACAGGATGTACATTGGGTGCATAACAAGGTAGCTACTACGCAATCCGGACATACACCGAAACATATGataacgtttcggtctgacttggagcGAAAgcgtcgggttatttgtgtattgttccagtcacggtattgttctttAAATATCTAATACCGTTCGCAGGATAGATATGTGGTgtaccataaactagccactaactgTCCACAAGACAGGTATAGGAGAACCTTGGAACCAGGTATAGGATCTACAATAAACTGGACACTACCATCCATAGTTATAGCAGAAATCTGTAACACTGAAGGGTTTCGTTTTCTTTGAATGTCTGCTGTGAGATTTCTCAGGGGGGCGTGTGTTCGAAATACGAGAAAAGTGAAGAATTATTACGAACACTGTAGTAAAGAAGTGGTCGTTAACAAGTGATCTTGTATGTGGCTTACTGACCAAATCAGATTTAAACtcatttagattttgccgccgaagaaGCTAGTTAATTGTCCACTCTTATTTACATCTTATGGACGGTTTTAGCAGATTTATTGTGCtcctcatatccattctgtaagtttattcaggtatacacaaaaacagttacgtagattatcatatatagcagtatatttgggttatcctaggttctctacacatatgctgctatgtatgataatctatgtaactgtatttgtgtatacctggataaacttacctacagaatggatatggggCGCACAATAAATTAGCTACAaccgtccataggatggttaTAGTCTACAATATACTGGACTCTAGTGtgcacagcatggatatggggtgcacaataaatttGCTAAAACCGTAAATAAGATGTAAATAAGAGTGCACAATTAACTAGCttcttcggcggcaaaatctaaatgaGTTTAAATCTAATTTGGTCAGTAAGCCACATACAAGATCACTTGTTAACGACCACTTCTTTACTACAATGTTCGAAATAACTCTCACTTTTCTCGTATTTCGAACACACGCCCCCTGAGAAATCCCATAGCAGACATTCAAAGAAAACGAAACCCTTCTGTGTTACAGATTTCTGGTGTAACTATGGTTAAACCTTCACGCGGGTGCTACTCCCTGCTCGTACCTGagtgaagctgtgtgtgtgtgtgtggaaggttaGACTGAGATGCTGATGAAGGTGTGGTCTTTGTGGTCAGACCTTGCAAGTTGACTGGTTGTCTTGATTTCTGTGTCACGCCTTCCGTCCTCCTCTTCTGTCTGTTTCTCCCACCCCTCTCATCTTCCTACagcttccttcctctcctgttcctaCGCTTTCCACTCTCTTCTCTTCCCATCCTCCTCTCTTTCTAAttctccttcctccccctctctttccttTTCATTTGTTCTTCCTTCGTCTATTATTAATGGGGAAGCtgcacctcactatcactgtagCTTGTAAATCgtttatcactgtaacttgtaaaTCGTTCATTATCAATGTAACTTGTAAATCGTTCATTTATCATTGTAACTTGTAAATCGTTCATTATCAATGTAACTTGTAAATCGTTCATTTATCGTTGTAACTTGTAAATCGTTCATTATCATTGTAACTTGTAAATCGTTCATTATCAATGTAAATTGTAAATCGTTCATTTATCATTGTAACTTGTAAATCGTTCATTATCATTGTAACTTGTAAATCGTTCATTATCATTGTAACTTGTAAATCGTTCATTATCATTGTAACTTGTAAATCGTTCATTATCAATGTAACTTGTAAATCGTTCATTATCATTGTAACTTGTAAATCGTTCATTATCATTGTAACTTGTAAATCGTTCATTATCAATGTAACTTGTAAATCGTTCAGTATCATTGTAACTTGTAAATCGTTTGTTATTACTGTaacttaggtaaggtttgtcaggaaacaggacaagtgttttctgacgcgggtcttaagtcatatgatgacccacagctggtagcttttggtcacctgatcgaggccttccattggcttacccctccatccaTTAAAAATTATTATGATTTTAACCATTTCaaatactgtaacttgttcaccaGTCACAACACTGGGAAGCGATGGATCACGTGATTCTTTAAGAGTccgtggaaataagtcactttgtctgactttttcggTTATCTTAGATAATGTACAcatgttaaactatgtatgaaaattatacatatatacctaaataaacttacgctCTGGCTCTTGCtccgatccccggtacggctggaaacattaggacgtgtttccttaagacacctgctgtccctgctcacccaccagtaaaatatgtacctgggtgttagtcgactggtgtgggtcgcatcctggggacaaaattgatcacctaatttgcccgaaatgctctgcataacaaaggggctttctgtatagtagtatgtcagttaggcctgtataccatgtacttgtagaaataaggattattattattattattattattatggtggaatattgctgcacactaacagcacctttcaaggcaggtgaaattgctgacctagaaagtgtacagagagccttcacggcccgcataactgcgataaaacacctcagttactaggAACGATTGAAGTtcttcaacctgtactccctggaacgcaggcgggagagatacaggattatatacacctggaaaatcctagagggattagtaccaaacttgcacacaaaaatcactccctacgaaagcaaaagactctgcagacgatacaacatcccccaatgaaagcaagggtgccactagcacgttaagagacagcacagtaagtgtcagggccccaagactgttcaactgcctctcagcatacataaggtggaTTATCGATAGggccctgactgtcttcaagcagcCACTAGATAGGAACCTAAAGAgtgtatctgaccagccgggttgtggttcgtacgctggattgcgtgcggccagtagtaacagcctggttgatcaggccctgatccaccatgaggcctagtcacagaccgggccgcgggggctttgaccctcttcaggtaaactctccaggtattaTTATTTCTTCTGGAATCTTCAGACTTCCGTCTATAGTATGTGAATTATAGGGATTCATGGTGAGAATCATTTTGTTAGATTCACTCTTATAATCCACATAATTTCTTATGTAACATCCCTGTACGAGTTTCAAATTATGCATGAGGCCTACACAAAAATTTATCTTTGACTCCAGGTGTAGGGGTGTTTGTGGTTCATGAAATCTTTGTTTTCCcgtttaaaggaccccaatggaaataagtcactctgacttttttgggttatcccaggttctgtacacatatgctgctatgtatgataatctatataactgtatttgtgtatacctgaataaacttactgttaAACGTGCAGGTGTCAGTGGAAGCTGCATCTCGAGGAAATAGATAGTTGTAAAAAAGAAATTAGTAAATTtcacttaaaaaaaataacaagccCCCCgcatcctggtcacagaccggcctAGGGGGGCAATGACCCTTtaatccctctccaggtatactccaggtatttgaCCATTTAAAATTTTTCTCAGTGATCTTTTTTTCTAGACGGTGTGGAAAAAGAACttaccagaaaaaaaaaacataccacagaCAGGGGAAAGAACCCGCAATCTgagaatcataaaactccagaccaataCCTCGGGAGCTCtcgtagtgtagtggttatcacgTCTGCTTTACACGCAGAAGGTCCCAGGTTCGAGCCCTGGCGGGAGCATTAGTCTTTAATTAACATCTTCCAGTATATTATCCCTTAATACTAATCTACCGGGAGGATGTTATGGGGGTCAATTATCTTTAGCCAGTTACATTGATCACATTTTAAATACTGTTGTCTCTAGATTAATGGCTGCAAGGCTGTGCTAGAAATCCTATAACTTTGTAACTAGAGAATTAGGTAAAATTAGACTAactttattgggttattctaGGGGAACTGAACTATTTTCTTATCATAGAACTTAATTTCTGCATGATgtatagtaatttttttttcatttatatacgAAATCAAAATTATTATTAAGTGACTTAGAGACATAATTTATTTTGATGATAATTTCTAATAAGTTTAGcacttcttagtgtatatacaacgagatgtgtatatctgtgtgtatgtatgcccagattatacacctctcactgtatatgaaCCGAAATGTATAGATCTCTACGTCTACTGTATATACTCAacgatatacatctctcagtgtatacgcaCTACGAGAAtatctctgggtgtatatacattgagaaatatGTAAGTTACTATTATTTACGTATTTCATTGATAatatacagaatatatatatatatatatatatatatatatatatatatatatatatatatatatatatatatatatatatatatgcaataagatcacagtaaacaggtgatttcagaatatgcaaaacaaccactctgaaagaatagagaaattccaagtgctttcgtgactactcacattatcaaggaactatgaaagtaaagcatccaaggaagctatat
The Cherax quadricarinatus isolate ZL_2023a chromosome 27, ASM3850222v1, whole genome shotgun sequence genome window above contains:
- the LOC128691108 gene encoding lysosomal proton-coupled steroid conjugate and bile acid symporter SLC46A3-like, whose amino-acid sequence is MDESEDLHSRKCSETTPLISGKGSTWPELPTWTRPSRPLLPTPATLRQRLAYVVNNVTVEPIMFLNIFAWTLQTTLVTNMVLEKVCADRYNHTEAECQNLTTEVATEATMEAGSEGMQRDTAWVMMMQEIVASLPAVVYVLLLGSWSDTHGRKLPMLLSFTGSFIATIVYMMNAFWWWLPVEDILVAGVARGLTGGSITLLMATYSYISDLSDHTSRTLRIAFLDFAMFIGAPVGLFLSCVIFSSLGYLGVFSVSGLAFLVAIIYILFYIEDTKSSSISDNNNLPDLPLGKDVCSSQLRDIFDVRNVMRSLAVAVRRRENYGRAKILSLMTALCLLLFTSGSNQLEYLYAKRMLGWTYLQYAQLNIFDIVFGSVGTSLVLPVLSYWLGVQDTVLAVVGCLSKTSGFLFTGLGNTATLMYMASVVSFLAGLPLIVTRAVISKLVPAEETGAVFSLLAALEAVVPLISCPTYTLTYAATLDLYPGTMYFLSAIATTMAAFIYTIISFCDR